The Puntigrus tetrazona isolate hp1 chromosome 3, ASM1883169v1, whole genome shotgun sequence genome contains a region encoding:
- the pigq gene encoding phosphatidylinositol N-acetylglucosaminyltransferase subunit Q → MVLKIFFPQCCNTADSGLLVGRWIPGHNSAVVLAVIHYPFIPGQVKKYLSELQSQTQVDLTVLGSWSMPKEGQEGMDSFLKDLSTIFPQNCWLQLSREIGKIGFTCQVVQSDGKLLQDQEQKNADDKIILIHYDQRKVMLSQLHPVQDDGQKSDVEPSELRLVFQTVAQSQPLFFLDKYDDGPLKLTHWQSEGREASIIAELLKQASVPVCIFLTWLLSLWHWLSSFRVLHLRPVLFISSKLSTCVQSGYRAVHFKTVFSPKKAATHMEFMRKANIFVSFLVDIALGLLLISWLYRENRISKLADTLVPVADRVAKELQELLEWLMGAPAGLKMNRALDQVLGRFFLYHIHLWISYIHLMSPFIERILWYVGLSACLGLTFALSILSDIVALLTFHIYCFYVYGARLYCLKIYGLSSLWRLFRGKKWNVLRQRVDSCSYDLDQLFIGTLLFTILLFLLPTTALYYLVFTLLRLVVVLFQGVIHVSVDFINSFPLFAVGLRICRPYRLAEGVKFQVLCQEPGTPLHLMMEINPLKCSSVLQCYRTPTYSCYPKDSWAALCKKLFVGELIYPWKQKTAKTD, encoded by the exons ATGGTGCTGAAGATCTTCTTTCCCCAGTGCTGTAACACTGCCGACAGCGGTCTGCTGGTGGGCCGCTGGATCCCAGGTCACAATTCTGCTGTGGTACTGGCTGTCATTCACTACCCCTTTATACCGGGTCAGGTGAAGAAGTACTTGAGTGAGCTACAGAGCCAGACTCAGGTGGATCTGACCGTCCTGGGCTCCTGGAGCATGCCCAAAGAAGGCCAAGAAGGAATGGACAGCTTCCTAAAAGACCTGAGCACCATATTCCCTCAGAACTGCTGGCTGCAGTTGAGCCGTGAGATTGGCAAAATAGGCTTTACTTGTCAGGTGGTCCAAAGCGACGGCAAACTTCTGCAGGACCAGGAGCAGAAGAACGCCGATGATAAGATCATCCTCATTCATTACGACCAGAGGAAGGTTATGCTGTCCCAGCTTCACCCGGTACAGGACGACGGCCAGAAGTCCGATGTTGAGCCCTCGGAGCTGCGCTTGGTCTTCCAGACAGTTGCTCAAAGTCAGCCTCTCTTTTTCCTGGACAAATATGACGACGGGCCTCTCAAGCTCACACACTGGCAGTCTGAAGGCAGGGAGGCTAGTATTATTGCAGAGCTTTTAAAGCAAGCATCGGTTCCGGTCTGCATCTTCCTCACATGGCTGCTGTCTCTGTGGCACTGGTTGAGCAGTTTCAG GGTTTTACATTTGCGTCCAGTGCTGTTCATCTCAAGCAAGCTGTCCACCTGTGTTCAGTCGGGATACAGAGCAGTTCACTTCAAGACTGTTTTCTCTCCCAAAAAAGCTGCCACACACATGGAATTTATGAG aaaagcaaacatttttgtgTCCTTTCTTGTGGATATAGCCCTTGGTTTGCTGCTCATCTCATGGCTTTATAGGGAAAATCGTATAAGCAAATTAGCAGATACTTTGGTACCTGTGGCTGAT CGTGTGGCTAAAGAGCTCCAGGAGCTGTTGGAGTGGCTGATGGGAGCTCCTGCTGGACTGAAGATGAACAGAGCTCTGGACCAGGTTCTGGGGAGATTCTTTCTCTACCACATTCATCTGTGGATCA GTTACATCCACCTGATGTCTCCTTTCATTGAGAGAATCCTGTGGTATGTCGGACTCTCAGCCTGCTTGGGATTGACCTTTGCTCTTTCCATATTGTCCGACATTGTGGCCCTCCTCACTTTCCACATCTACTGTTTTTATGTGTATGGGGCAAG ACTCTACTGTCTGAAGATCTACGGTCTGTCCTCGCTGTGGCGGCTCTTCAGGGGGAAGAAATGGAATGTATTGAGGCAGAGGGTTGACTCGTGCTCGTACGACCTGGACCAG TTGTTCATTGGCACGTTGCTCTTTACGATTCTGCTGTTTCTGCTTCCCACCACTGCCCTGTATTACCTCGTCTTTACCCTG CTGCGTCTGGTGGTGGTGCTGTTTCAGGGAGTGATTCATGTTAGTGTGGACTTCATCAACTCCTTCCCCCTGTTTGCCGTCGGCCTTCGTATCTGCAGACCATACAGACTGGCAG AGGGCGTTAAATTTCAGGTGCTTTGTCAGGAGCCGGGAACTCCTCTTCACCTGATGATGGAG ATCAACCCATTGAAATGTAGCTCTGTACTTCAGTGTTATCGGACGCCCACTTATAGCTGTTACCCTAAGGATTCCTGGGCCGCATTGTGCAAAAAGCTGTTTGTAGGAGAGCTCATTTACCCCTGGAAGCAGAAGACTGCCAAGACCGACTAA
- the socs1a gene encoding suppressor of cytokine signaling 1a → MVAHSSLEGNQGTEEPQVRTEASPEVSQSQRPRPGQLAEVIQTHFRPFNYARDFKIIAKTTSMLEESGFYWGPMTVEEAHQKLKKEPVGTFLIRDSRQTDVFFTLSYTAQNSPISVRINFKNSKFSLTGSKQSFDCLFKLLEHYSSSPKKGLVRPYRKEPVQSLQQLCRRRIIETCGGKNIDRIPVHPILKDFLHAFPHPL, encoded by the coding sequence ATGGTGGCGCACAGTTCATTGGAAGGGAATCAAGGCACAGAAGAACCCCAAGTGAGGACAGAAGCCTCCCCGGAGGTCTCCCAATCCCAGCGGCCCAGGCCCGGCCAGCTGGCAGAGGTTATCCAGACACATTTCAGGCCCTTCAATTACGCCAGGGACTTCAAGATCATCGCGAAGACCACCTCAATGCTAGAGGAGAGCGGCTTCTACTGGGGTCCCATGACCGTGGAGGAAGCGCATcagaagctgaagaaggagcCAGTGGGAACGTTCCTGATCCGGGACAGTCGTCAGACCGACGTTTTCTTCACACTGAGTTACACGGCACAAAACAGTCCCATCAGCGTCCGGATTAACTTCAAGAATTCCAAATTCAGCCTGACGGGCAGCAAGCAGTCCTTCGACTGTCTTTTCAAGCTGCTGGAGCACTACAGCAGCTCCCCAAAGAAGGGTCTCGTCAGGCCCTACAGGAAAGAACCGGTGCAGTCCCTGCAGCAGCTGTGCCGCAGACGGATTATCGAAACATGCGGAGGAAAAAACATCGACCGCATCCCAGTGCACCCGATCCTCAAAGACTTCCTCCATGCCTTCCCCCATCCGCTATGA